GCGCCGTTTGTTGTAACTATTGTTTTTCCTTGAGCTCTTAATTTTTCGCAAACCTGCTTTAGTTCTCTTGCCGACAGCACTTTTTTTCTCATACTGGGCCTGGAGGGATTCGAACCCCCGATCCCCGGCTTAGAAGGCCGGTGCATTATCCAGACTATGCTACAGGCCCCGACGATCCATCACGGGACGAGCCTCCTGCATCACTACAGGGCGGCCTTCGAAGGGGACTTCCCGAAGCAAACGTTGCGCTTCCTCAAAGAGCCAGCCCCTGCTCAATACAAAAAGAGGAACGGCCCAGCTACTAAAAGGTTACCCTTTCTTGAAGGAACGAGAGCACCGCCCTGAGTGGCTCGCCAGAACCGCCCTTTGGCTTGTAATGCTTCTCCTTCTTCAAAATCGCTGAACTCATATCCACGTGCACCCACGGCGAGCCGCCAACGAACTCCTTCAAAAACGCAGCGGCGGTGCACGCCCCGCCGTACCTATCCGCAGAACCAATATTGCTCACATCACCAACCACGCCCTTCACATCCTCGCTGTACTCATCAAAAAGCGGAAGCTGCCAGAGCAGGTCATGCGTTCGCTCCCCCGCGCGCAACAGCGCTTCAACTGCTTGCTGATCCGTCCCGAACACGCCGGAAGCATGCATGCCAAGCGCGACCATGCACGCCCCGGTAAGCGTTGCAAAGTCAACAATAAGGTCGGGTTTGAGCGTTGAAGCGTAGTAGAGCGAATCGGCAAGCGTCACCCTCCCTTCAGCATCAGTGTGGCCAATCTCAATCGTCTTCCCTGACATCGTCTTGACTACATCGCCAGGAAGGTAGGGCGTGTTCCCCATTAAGTTGTCTGTCAAGCCCATCACACCAATGACAGCAACGTTCAAACGCAGCTTAGCAACCGCCTGCAACGCAGCAATAACCAGCGCGGCCCCGCTCATATCCATCTGCATATCATTCATGTAGTCTCCTGGCTTGACCTGCACACCACCCGTGTCAAACGTTACTCCTTTCCCTACCAGGCACAAGGTTCGCTTCGCACCTTTGGGAACGTACTTCATAACAACAAAGCGAGGCTCTCTTGAACTTCCCTTATTCACTGCCAAGAGGCCCCCCATCTTCTTCTTTTCGATTTCGCGCTTCCCCCACACGGTGCAGGAGAAACCACACGTCTTCGCAACACGCTTTGCAACACGTGCAAGCTCAGCCGGCCCCATATCCGCGCCTGGCGTGTTCTGCAAATCCCTCATCAAATACACTGCTTCAGCAACAATCCTTGCTCTTTTCACCGCCCCTGCTTCCTTTGACAAAACGGTAAGGGACGTGAGCCGCTTCTCCTTCTTCTTTTCCGTTTTGTACTTCTCAAAGCGATACAAGGCAAGCGAAGCGGCTTCTGCAACCGCGAAGACAACCTCTTCCTCGTTGACGTTCTCTACTTCAGGAGGGGCGATGCTTGCACGCTCAAGGTGCGCGGCGCTCAACCGCTTGACCGCTGTGGCACACGCCCTGCGCACTACTTCCAATGAACATTCTTTCTTCTTCCCCAACCCGGCAACGAGGAGGTGCGACGCCTTCACTCCTGGCCTGTGCAAGAGCAAGACTTCTTCTTTCTTCCCCGAAAACTCGCCGCTGCGCTTCGCACCTGCAAGAAAACCACGCAAGGCCTTATCAACGACGGCCCACTCTCGACTGGCATCATCCTCGAACGTGAAAAGAACCAAAGGGCCTTCCACACGCAAAACATCCTCATACTTCGCTCTTACGTTCAACATGCAATCCACCACCTCGGCCTCCCTATATAAAATTAACGAAAAAAAAATTCACAAAACCCCCCAACCCTAACAAGCGAGCACGTGCCAAACACTACAAGGGAACAAGAAAAAGAAAAAAAAGAGAAAAGGCAAGCTTCGTTC
The window above is part of the Candidatus Woesearchaeota archaeon genome. Proteins encoded here:
- a CDS encoding leucyl aminopeptidase; this encodes MLNVRAKYEDVLRVEGPLVLFTFEDDASREWAVVDKALRGFLAGAKRSGEFSGKKEEVLLLHRPGVKASHLLVAGLGKKKECSLEVVRRACATAVKRLSAAHLERASIAPPEVENVNEEEVVFAVAEAASLALYRFEKYKTEKKKEKRLTSLTVLSKEAGAVKRARIVAEAVYLMRDLQNTPGADMGPAELARVAKRVAKTCGFSCTVWGKREIEKKKMGGLLAVNKGSSREPRFVVMKYVPKGAKRTLCLVGKGVTFDTGGVQVKPGDYMNDMQMDMSGAALVIAALQAVAKLRLNVAVIGVMGLTDNLMGNTPYLPGDVVKTMSGKTIEIGHTDAEGRVTLADSLYYASTLKPDLIVDFATLTGACMVALGMHASGVFGTDQQAVEALLRAGERTHDLLWQLPLFDEYSEDVKGVVGDVSNIGSADRYGGACTAAAFLKEFVGGSPWVHVDMSSAILKKEKHYKPKGGSGEPLRAVLSFLQERVTF